In Acidaminococcus fermentans DSM 20731, one genomic interval encodes:
- the arsB gene encoding ACR3 family arsenite efflux transporter, translating to MSSEKNSGISPFQRYLSLWVFLCMVAGVLVGHFLPAVPRFLDRLQIDGISIPIAILIWIMIYPMMMKVDFQSIREVGRHPKGLFVTWITNWLIKPFTMYALAAFFFFHVFQAFIPQDLATQYLAGAVVLGAAPCTAMVFVWSTLTKGDPAYTVVQVATNDLIILAAFVPIVKFLLGVSHVTVPYSVLFLSIFLFVVIPLAGGILTRMTVIRQKGEAYFNQVFIHKFDQATTWGLLLTLVIIFSSQAQVILSNPFHILLIAIPLVLQTYLIFAIAYEASNLLHLPHNIAAPAGMIGASNFFELAVAVAIALFGVTSPAALATTVGVLTEVPVMLSLVKIANK from the coding sequence ATGTCATCAGAAAAAAACTCGGGCATCAGCCCGTTCCAGCGGTATCTTTCTCTTTGGGTCTTTCTCTGTATGGTGGCCGGTGTGCTGGTGGGCCATTTCCTGCCCGCTGTTCCCCGTTTCCTGGACCGGCTCCAGATTGACGGGATCTCCATCCCCATTGCCATCCTGATCTGGATCATGATCTATCCCATGATGATGAAGGTGGATTTCCAGAGCATCCGGGAAGTGGGCCGACACCCGAAAGGGCTCTTTGTCACCTGGATCACCAACTGGCTGATCAAACCCTTCACCATGTACGCCCTGGCGGCCTTCTTCTTTTTCCATGTTTTCCAGGCCTTCATTCCTCAGGATCTGGCCACCCAGTACCTGGCAGGAGCCGTTGTCCTGGGCGCTGCCCCCTGCACCGCCATGGTCTTTGTGTGGAGTACCCTGACCAAAGGGGATCCGGCCTATACGGTGGTCCAGGTGGCCACCAATGATCTGATCATCCTGGCGGCCTTTGTCCCCATTGTAAAATTTCTCCTGGGTGTATCCCACGTAACCGTCCCCTACAGCGTCCTGTTCCTGAGCATTTTCCTGTTTGTGGTGATTCCCCTGGCAGGCGGGATCCTGACCCGGATGACAGTGATCCGGCAGAAAGGCGAAGCGTATTTCAATCAGGTGTTCATCCACAAATTCGACCAGGCGACCACCTGGGGGCTGCTGCTGACCCTGGTGATCATCTTCAGCTCCCAGGCCCAGGTAATCCTGTCCAATCCCTTCCATATCCTCCTGATCGCCATTCCCCTGGTGCTCCAGACCTATCTGATCTTTGCCATCGCCTACGAGGCCAGCAACCTGCTCCATCTGCCCCACAACATCGCAGCCCCGGCCGGGATGATCGGAGCCTCCAACTTCTTCGAACTGGCTGTAGCCGTAGCCATCGCCCTGTTCGGCGTCACCAGTCCCGCCGCCCTGGCCACCACGGTAGGTGTGCTGACAGAAGTGCCGGTAATGCTGAGTTTGGTGAAAATAGCCAACAAATAA
- a CDS encoding ArsR/SmtB family transcription factor, with protein MKNLGGTARLFKALADENRLHILELLQRGERCACVLLENLHLSQPTLSHHMKILCDAGFVTGRKEGKWVYYTLNHQAAGELEALLQELFQEKTAAEPDDCQCSRCR; from the coding sequence ATGAAAAATCTGGGGGGAACGGCCCGCCTGTTCAAGGCTTTAGCCGATGAAAACCGGCTCCACATCCTGGAACTGCTCCAGCGGGGTGAACGGTGCGCCTGTGTGCTGCTGGAAAACCTCCATCTGTCCCAGCCCACCCTTTCCCATCATATGAAGATCCTGTGCGACGCAGGCTTTGTCACCGGCCGGAAAGAAGGCAAATGGGTCTACTATACCCTGAACCATCAGGCTGCCGGAGAACTGGAGGCCCTGCTCCAGGAGCTGTTCCAGGAAAAGACTGCCGCAGAGCCTGATGACTGCCAGTGCTCCCGCTGCCGGTGA
- a CDS encoding purple acid phosphatase family protein produces the protein MKRNVSIKNSRILVGILVLLGAVLAGTWRFSPWFRTWAMGKAEQARGAAIHYDLLDEVEARNIRQVMTADPAHSRVIMWQSDYAVKEPVLEYRMEGKENGETVPVQAEKFTDGGKNTWIYRARISGLEPGQTYGYRIRDGKKATAWMSLKAFAGNTFKALVFPDSQSADYSAWKATAQPAWQRNQDAQFFVNMGDQVDNGQDASQWNAWFDVVEPMAEKIPMATTVGNHETYDLNWKVRRPEAYMKLFNLPQNGYAQYPNRFYSFTVGDVHFVVLDTVFSEMKDLEPNLEQDEIQWFRKDMEQNRQKWNIVVMHKDPLRYAFNPATGRTGRDEGIEQEGKVWMPLFDEYGIDLVLSAHLHTYRNRGHIRDFRHNPDGPLYILTGVAGDVRYPGLWKQHPLDEYVAPQPETDNYLVMTKTDDELQLQAFLPDGTLLDTATMEKKAQ, from the coding sequence GTGAAAAGGAACGTTTCCATAAAAAATAGCCGGATCCTGGTGGGGATCCTGGTACTGCTGGGCGCTGTGCTGGCAGGGACCTGGCGGTTTTCCCCCTGGTTCCGTACCTGGGCCATGGGCAAGGCGGAACAGGCCCGGGGCGCAGCCATCCATTATGATCTGCTGGATGAAGTGGAAGCCCGGAACATCCGGCAGGTGATGACAGCGGATCCTGCCCACAGCCGGGTGATCATGTGGCAGTCGGACTATGCCGTGAAGGAACCGGTACTGGAATACCGGATGGAAGGAAAAGAAAACGGGGAAACGGTGCCGGTGCAGGCGGAAAAATTCACGGATGGGGGAAAGAACACCTGGATCTACCGGGCCCGGATCAGCGGCCTGGAACCAGGACAAACCTATGGATATCGGATCCGGGACGGAAAGAAGGCCACAGCATGGATGTCCCTGAAGGCTTTTGCCGGGAATACGTTCAAAGCCCTGGTCTTTCCCGATTCCCAGTCGGCGGACTATTCCGCCTGGAAGGCTACGGCCCAGCCGGCCTGGCAGCGGAACCAAGATGCCCAGTTCTTTGTGAACATGGGGGATCAGGTGGATAACGGCCAGGATGCCAGCCAGTGGAATGCCTGGTTCGATGTGGTGGAACCCATGGCTGAGAAGATCCCCATGGCCACGACGGTAGGCAACCATGAGACCTATGACCTGAACTGGAAGGTCCGCCGCCCGGAAGCCTATATGAAACTGTTCAATCTGCCGCAAAACGGCTATGCCCAGTATCCCAACCGGTTCTATTCCTTTACGGTGGGGGATGTGCATTTCGTTGTGCTGGATACGGTGTTTTCCGAAATGAAGGACCTGGAGCCCAACCTGGAACAGGACGAAATCCAGTGGTTCCGGAAGGACATGGAACAGAACCGGCAGAAATGGAATATTGTGGTGATGCACAAGGATCCTCTCCGGTATGCCTTCAATCCGGCTACGGGCCGTACAGGTCGTGATGAGGGCATCGAACAGGAAGGGAAGGTCTGGATGCCGCTCTTTGATGAATACGGCATCGACCTGGTGCTCAGCGCCCATCTCCACACCTACCGGAACCGGGGCCATATCCGGGATTTCCGCCACAATCCCGACGGGCCTCTGTACATCCTCACCGGGGTGGCCGGCGATGTGCGCTATCCCGGCCTGTGGAAGCAGCATCCTCTGGATGAATACGTGGCGCCCCAGCCGGAAACAGACAACTATCTGGTCATGACTAAGACGGATGATGAGCTGCAGCTCCAGGCCTTCCTGCCCGATGGAACCCTGCTGGACACGGCCACCATGGAAAAAAAGGCCCAGTGA
- a CDS encoding winged helix-turn-helix transcriptional regulator has translation MIHFDGKTYDCPFDCFLAVLKGKWRTDLLLALSAHPCHFRELQRTLPGISAKVLTENLRILERNHLMERREQDVPSGMVEYRLSPEGKQLVQVMEQINQWVERCLG, from the coding sequence ATGATCCATTTTGACGGGAAAACCTATGACTGTCCTTTTGATTGTTTCCTTGCCGTCCTGAAAGGGAAATGGCGGACGGATCTGCTGCTGGCTCTTTCTGCCCATCCCTGCCATTTCCGGGAACTCCAGCGGACCCTTCCCGGAATCAGCGCCAAGGTCCTGACGGAGAACCTGCGGATTCTGGAGCGGAACCATCTGATGGAGCGGAGAGAACAGGATGTTCCTTCCGGAATGGTGGAATACCGTCTTTCGCCAGAAGGAAAACAGCTTGTCCAGGTCATGGAGCAGATCAATCAGTGGGTGGAACGCTGTTTGGGATGA
- a CDS encoding ester cyclase — translation MLKKKLLTLSLGLLLCGMLPGVAGAAPHFKNNKELAAYFWNQIFNEHHPEVIDQLTDDHYIQHNPGFNDGKQAFKDGITGFLKEFPESTAEIKHMGADGDLVFIHNHIKLNAQDRGQAAVDIFRIKKGKIVEHWDVIQDIPEKTENNNTMF, via the coding sequence ATGCTGAAGAAAAAATTACTCACCCTGTCCCTGGGACTGCTGCTGTGCGGGATGCTGCCGGGTGTTGCTGGCGCAGCTCCCCATTTCAAGAACAACAAAGAACTGGCTGCCTATTTCTGGAACCAGATCTTCAATGAACACCATCCGGAAGTCATTGACCAACTGACGGACGATCACTATATCCAGCACAACCCTGGTTTCAACGACGGGAAACAGGCCTTTAAGGACGGGATCACCGGATTCCTGAAGGAATTCCCGGAAAGCACCGCAGAAATCAAGCACATGGGTGCAGATGGGGACTTGGTATTCATCCACAACCATATCAAACTGAACGCTCAGGACCGTGGCCAGGCGGCCGTGGACATTTTCCGGATCAAAAAGGGCAAAATCGTGGAACACTGGGATGTGATCCAGGATATCCCGGAAAAAACAGAAAACAACAATACCATGTTTTAA
- the dapF gene encoding diaminopimelate epimerase, which produces MKFTKMHGCGNDYVYVDCMDRMLPNPGKISEFVSRRRFGIGSDGLICICPSDKADFRMRMFNADASEGKMCGNGSRCIAKYVYDKGLTRKDTITLETLGGIKTIHMTVEQGKVVLAEVDMGQAVVRTADVPMDWPEETCVDQPVVFAGPDGKGFTVRGTAVSMGNPHFVTFVEDVETAPVEAVGRIIETSPVFPERTNVEFVQIVDENHVKFRVWERGSGETWACGTGACAVGYTCVTLGKAGKRGEFLKVEAKGGMLQVRTGEGDAMTLKGPATTVYEGEIELPEELLEESLK; this is translated from the coding sequence ATGAAATTCACCAAAATGCATGGCTGCGGCAACGATTACGTCTATGTGGACTGTATGGACCGGATGCTGCCCAATCCGGGAAAAATCTCTGAATTCGTCAGCCGCCGTCGTTTTGGCATCGGGTCTGACGGACTCATCTGCATCTGCCCGTCGGACAAGGCGGACTTCCGGATGCGGATGTTCAATGCGGATGCTTCGGAAGGGAAAATGTGCGGGAACGGATCCCGGTGCATTGCCAAATATGTCTATGACAAGGGACTGACCCGGAAGGACACCATCACCCTGGAAACCCTGGGGGGCATCAAGACCATCCATATGACAGTGGAACAGGGAAAAGTGGTGCTGGCGGAAGTGGACATGGGACAGGCGGTTGTCCGGACAGCGGATGTACCCATGGACTGGCCGGAAGAAACCTGTGTGGACCAGCCGGTGGTTTTTGCCGGACCGGACGGGAAAGGATTCACGGTCCGGGGGACGGCGGTCTCCATGGGCAATCCCCACTTTGTCACCTTTGTGGAAGACGTGGAAACGGCGCCGGTGGAAGCTGTGGGCCGGATTATTGAAACCTCTCCGGTATTTCCGGAACGGACCAATGTGGAATTTGTCCAGATCGTGGATGAAAACCATGTAAAGTTCCGGGTCTGGGAGCGGGGCAGCGGAGAAACCTGGGCCTGCGGCACCGGGGCCTGCGCTGTGGGGTATACCTGCGTGACCCTGGGCAAAGCCGGGAAACGGGGGGAATTCCTGAAGGTGGAAGCCAAGGGCGGCATGCTCCAGGTCCGTACGGGAGAAGGGGATGCCATGACCCTGAAGGGACCGGCCACCACGGTTTATGAAGGGGAAATCGAACTTCCGGAAGAACTTTTGGAAGAAAGTTTGAAATAA
- a CDS encoding LL-diaminopimelate aminotransferase has product MALVNGNFAKLKESYLFSDIAARVKAFTEAHPDKKLIKMGIGDVTLPLAPSVVEAMTKAVQEMGHKETFRGYGPEQGYEFLHEAIAKYYARHGVELETKEIFVSDGAKSDCGNITDLFDDSNVILVPDPVYPVYVDTNVMRDRKILYMNGTPENDFLPMPDPAVKADIIYLCSPNNPTGAAYNKEQLKAWVDYALKNDAIILYDAAYEAFITNPEMPRSIYTIPGAKDCAIEFCSFSKTAGFTGTRCGYTVVPLQLTRKSPEGNEMSLNKMWLRRQTTKFNGVNYIVQRGAEAAMSPVGEKECGDMLAYYRENARMMMETFDKKGYKYYGGVYSPYVWVKCPNGMGSWEYFDHLLNDLAIVGTPGAGFGTMGEGYLRLSAFGTHEGTKEAMERIEKDNI; this is encoded by the coding sequence ATGGCCTTAGTGAATGGAAATTTTGCCAAATTAAAGGAAAGCTATCTGTTTTCGGATATTGCTGCACGGGTCAAGGCTTTTACGGAAGCCCATCCGGACAAAAAACTGATCAAAATGGGTATCGGGGATGTGACGCTGCCCCTGGCTCCTTCCGTTGTGGAAGCCATGACCAAGGCGGTACAGGAAATGGGCCACAAGGAAACCTTCCGGGGTTACGGTCCGGAACAGGGATATGAATTCCTTCACGAAGCCATTGCCAAATACTATGCCCGCCATGGGGTGGAACTGGAAACCAAGGAAATCTTCGTCAGCGACGGGGCCAAAAGCGACTGCGGGAACATTACCGACCTGTTCGATGACAGCAATGTGATCCTGGTTCCGGATCCGGTTTACCCGGTGTATGTGGACACCAATGTGATGCGGGACCGGAAGATCCTGTACATGAACGGGACCCCGGAAAACGATTTCCTGCCCATGCCGGATCCTGCGGTGAAGGCGGACATCATCTATCTGTGTTCCCCCAACAACCCCACCGGGGCAGCCTACAATAAGGAACAGCTGAAGGCCTGGGTGGACTATGCCCTGAAAAATGACGCCATCATCCTGTATGATGCCGCTTACGAAGCCTTCATCACCAATCCGGAAATGCCCCGGAGCATCTATACCATCCCCGGCGCCAAGGACTGCGCCATCGAATTCTGCTCCTTCTCCAAGACCGCAGGATTCACCGGTACCCGCTGCGGCTATACTGTGGTGCCTCTCCAGCTGACCCGGAAATCTCCGGAAGGCAACGAAATGAGCCTGAACAAAATGTGGCTCCGCCGGCAGACCACCAAGTTCAACGGGGTGAACTACATTGTCCAGAGAGGGGCGGAAGCCGCCATGTCTCCCGTAGGCGAAAAGGAATGCGGCGACATGCTGGCCTACTATCGGGAAAATGCCCGGATGATGATGGAAACCTTCGACAAGAAGGGCTACAAATACTACGGCGGTGTGTATTCTCCCTATGTGTGGGTGAAATGCCCCAACGGCATGGGCAGCTGGGAATACTTTGACCATCTGCTGAACGACCTGGCCATTGTGGGGACCCCCGGGGCCGGTTTCGGCACCATGGGCGAAGGATACCTGCGGCTCAGTGCGTTCGGGACCCATGAAGGCACCAAAGAAGCCATGGAACGGATCGAGAAAGACAATATCTGA
- a CDS encoding polyamine ABC transporter substrate-binding protein, giving the protein MKKRFWLLALCLVSLLLVLTGCGSEKKPAEDGKQVLNIFSWADNFDPEMIKAFEKKYNCRVNYDVFANNEELLAKIQAGGAQYDLIQPSDYMVSTMIKLGMLEKLDKDALPNTRHMMDTLQHPQFDPRGEYSVVYTWGMTGIIYNKKYVKTPPTSWNDLWDPAYKGRVILLNDSREVFGMALKKNGWSNNSTDPDQLAKAFQDLKELAPSVLAYDTDSLKQKFIAEEGWIGTMWSGDASFSYRENPNLGFVIPKEGTLVWADTLAIPKGAKHKALAEKFINFLFDPEVSAKNYEAIGYNDPNSNARKYHSKEYLEDPMLNTAITHLKEGEWLRDIGDGITLYDKYWTELKTIR; this is encoded by the coding sequence GTGAAAAAGCGTTTCTGGCTCCTGGCCCTCTGCCTGGTTTCCCTGCTCCTGGTCCTCACCGGCTGCGGCAGTGAAAAGAAACCGGCCGAAGACGGGAAACAGGTACTGAATATCTTCAGCTGGGCGGACAATTTCGACCCGGAGATGATCAAAGCCTTTGAAAAGAAGTACAACTGCAGAGTCAACTACGATGTGTTCGCCAACAACGAGGAACTGCTGGCCAAGATCCAGGCGGGAGGCGCCCAGTACGATCTGATCCAGCCTTCCGATTACATGGTGTCCACCATGATCAAGCTGGGCATGCTGGAAAAGCTGGACAAGGATGCCCTCCCCAACACCCGACACATGATGGATACCCTCCAGCACCCCCAGTTCGATCCCAGGGGAGAATATTCCGTAGTCTACACCTGGGGCATGACCGGGATCATCTACAACAAGAAATATGTAAAAACACCGCCCACCTCCTGGAACGATCTGTGGGACCCGGCCTACAAGGGCCGGGTGATCCTCCTGAACGACAGCCGGGAAGTGTTCGGCATGGCCCTGAAGAAAAACGGCTGGTCCAACAACTCCACGGATCCGGACCAGCTGGCCAAAGCCTTCCAGGACCTGAAAGAACTGGCTCCCAGCGTGCTGGCCTACGATACGGACAGCCTGAAGCAGAAATTCATTGCGGAAGAAGGCTGGATCGGCACCATGTGGTCCGGAGACGCCTCCTTCAGCTACCGGGAAAACCCCAACCTGGGCTTCGTGATCCCCAAAGAGGGAACCCTGGTGTGGGCGGATACCCTGGCCATTCCCAAGGGCGCCAAACACAAGGCCCTGGCGGAGAAATTCATCAACTTCCTGTTTGATCCGGAAGTCAGTGCCAAAAACTACGAAGCCATCGGCTACAATGATCCCAACAGCAATGCACGGAAATACCATTCCAAAGAATATCTGGAAGACCCCATGCTGAACACCGCCATCACCCATCTGAAAGAGGGAGAATGGCTCCGGGACATCGGCGACGGCATTACCCTGTACGACAAGTACTGGACGGAACTGAAGACGATACGGTAA
- a CDS encoding ABC transporter permease, producing MQKSWRNATLLAYSLAILAFLYLPLLILSLYSFNDSRINAVWTGFTLKWYVSLLQNDRVLEALENSLLIASITTAVTTVMGTLAALALHRYQYKCKILINSLLYLPILIPEIVMGLSLLVLFSQTGVPLGKTTLIIAHITFCISFVIITVGARLEGCRQDLEEAASDLYATPWQAFRYVTFPMILPGVVAGALMAFTLSIDDFVISFFVAGPNSTTLPLYIYAMVKRGISPQINALSTCMMLVTVSLVVISQLLQKKGYHSSRKD from the coding sequence ATGCAGAAAAGCTGGCGTAACGCCACCCTCCTGGCCTATTCCCTGGCCATCCTGGCCTTTTTGTACCTGCCTCTGCTGATCCTGTCCCTGTATTCCTTCAACGATTCCCGGATCAATGCGGTCTGGACCGGGTTCACCCTGAAATGGTATGTATCCCTGCTCCAGAACGACCGGGTGCTGGAAGCCCTGGAAAACAGCCTGCTCATCGCCTCCATCACCACGGCGGTCACCACCGTCATGGGGACCCTGGCGGCTCTGGCCCTCCACCGGTACCAGTACAAATGCAAAATCCTCATCAACAGCCTGCTGTACTTGCCCATCCTGATCCCGGAAATCGTCATGGGCCTGTCCCTGCTGGTGCTGTTCTCCCAGACCGGCGTTCCCCTGGGAAAGACCACCCTGATCATCGCCCACATCACCTTCTGTATTTCCTTTGTGATCATCACCGTAGGTGCCCGGCTGGAAGGCTGCCGGCAGGATCTGGAAGAAGCCGCCAGCGATCTGTACGCCACCCCCTGGCAGGCCTTCCGGTATGTGACCTTCCCCATGATCCTGCCCGGGGTGGTGGCCGGAGCCCTGATGGCTTTCACCCTGTCCATCGATGATTTTGTGATCAGCTTCTTTGTGGCCGGTCCCAATTCCACCACCCTGCCTCTGTACATCTACGCCATGGTCAAACGGGGGATCTCTCCCCAGATCAACGCCCTGTCCACCTGCATGATGCTGGTCACCGTCTCCCTGGTGGTGATTTCCCAGCTGCTGCAGAAAAAGGGCTACCATTCTTCCCGAAAGGACTGA
- a CDS encoding ABC transporter permease — protein MKRGKMLVLPSMVWLGLFFALPLLIVVGVSFASRTAYGQVVFHWTLENYARFLEPLYLTIFVSTLATALITTLFTFAMGYPVAYTIAMVLPKKWQQAGIILVMIPFWINFLIRSYSWVIILRAQGLVNTFLLHLGVIQVPMSLLYNNYAVMLGMVYALLPFMVLPIYVSLEQMDKRLLEAASDLGAAPFTAFRKITLPLTLPGVAAGSILVFISSLGMFVVPDIMGGAKSALMGNVIQNQFLAARDWPFGSALSIILALLSLVMIVLYYKALEAQKGGKSHAEKLA, from the coding sequence ATGAAGCGGGGGAAGATGCTGGTGCTGCCGTCCATGGTGTGGCTGGGGCTGTTCTTTGCCCTGCCGCTCCTAATCGTGGTGGGCGTCTCCTTTGCCTCCCGCACCGCCTACGGCCAGGTGGTGTTCCATTGGACCCTGGAAAATTATGCCCGGTTCCTGGAACCCCTGTACCTGACCATTTTCGTGTCCACCCTGGCCACGGCCCTGATCACCACCCTGTTCACCTTTGCCATGGGATATCCGGTGGCCTACACCATTGCCATGGTGCTTCCCAAGAAATGGCAGCAGGCCGGGATCATCCTGGTGATGATCCCCTTCTGGATCAATTTCCTGATCCGGTCCTATTCCTGGGTGATCATTCTCCGGGCCCAGGGGCTGGTGAACACCTTCCTCCTCCACCTGGGAGTGATCCAGGTGCCCATGAGCCTTCTCTACAACAATTATGCGGTAATGCTGGGAATGGTGTATGCCCTGCTGCCCTTTATGGTGCTGCCCATCTACGTTTCCCTGGAACAGATGGACAAACGGCTGCTGGAAGCGGCCAGCGACCTGGGGGCCGCTCCCTTCACCGCTTTCCGGAAGATTACCCTTCCCCTTACCCTGCCGGGAGTGGCCGCCGGCTCCATCCTGGTGTTCATCTCCTCCCTGGGAATGTTCGTGGTGCCGGACATCATGGGCGGTGCCAAAAGCGCCCTTATGGGGAACGTGATCCAGAATCAGTTCCTGGCTGCCCGGGACTGGCCCTTCGGTTCCGCCCTGTCCATCATCCTGGCGCTGCTGTCCCTGGTGATGATCGTCCTGTACTACAAAGCCCTGGAAGCCCAGAAAGGAGGGAAATCCCATGCAGAAAAGCTGGCGTAA
- a CDS encoding ABC transporter ATP-binding protein — protein sequence MKEMIRLVGITKEFEDNLIIPTLNLTIYDGEFVTLLGPSGCGKTTMLRMIAGLETPTAGHIFLDNEDVTHLAPYKRNVNMVFQHYALFPHMTVEENIRFGLMMKKVPRKEQQKRVAEVLQLTQLEELRYRKPQQMSGGQQQRVAIARALVNNPKVLLLDEPLGALDYKLRKTMQLELKNLQQRLGITFIYVTHDQEEALTMSDRVIIVNGGRIEQDDPPARIYQYPRSRFAAGFIGENNFFPIPGDDSRLMAVRPQFINVRSLDEVPAEESRPVHTGTIEQIQFCGTLDKLFIRLDATRETITAYQYYDEYRKWEVDDRVAISWDAKDGVQVTK from the coding sequence ATGAAAGAAATGATCCGTCTGGTTGGAATCACCAAGGAATTCGAAGACAACCTGATCATCCCTACCCTGAACCTGACAATCTATGACGGGGAATTCGTGACCCTCTTAGGCCCTTCCGGCTGTGGGAAAACCACCATGCTGCGCATGATCGCCGGTCTGGAAACGCCTACGGCGGGCCATATTTTTTTGGATAATGAAGACGTGACCCATCTGGCCCCCTATAAGCGGAATGTGAACATGGTGTTCCAGCACTATGCCCTCTTCCCCCACATGACTGTGGAAGAGAATATCCGCTTCGGCCTGATGATGAAAAAAGTGCCCCGGAAGGAACAGCAGAAACGGGTGGCCGAAGTGCTCCAGCTGACCCAGCTGGAAGAGCTCCGGTACCGGAAACCCCAGCAGATGAGCGGCGGGCAGCAGCAGCGGGTGGCCATAGCCCGGGCCCTGGTGAACAATCCCAAGGTCCTGCTGCTGGACGAACCTCTGGGAGCCCTGGATTATAAACTGCGGAAGACCATGCAGCTGGAACTGAAGAACCTCCAGCAGCGGCTGGGCATTACCTTCATCTACGTGACCCACGACCAGGAAGAAGCCCTGACCATGAGCGACCGGGTCATCATTGTCAACGGCGGCCGCATCGAGCAGGACGATCCCCCGGCCCGGATCTACCAGTATCCCCGGAGCCGCTTTGCCGCCGGGTTCATCGGGGAAAACAATTTCTTCCCCATCCCCGGGGATGACAGCCGGCTGATGGCCGTGCGGCCCCAGTTTATCAATGTCCGTTCCCTGGACGAAGTCCCGGCGGAAGAAAGCCGGCCCGTCCATACCGGAACCATCGAACAGATCCAGTTCTGCGGCACCCTGGACAAACTGTTCATCCGGCTGGACGCCACCCGGGAAACCATCACAGCCTACCAATATTATGATGAATACCGGAAGTGGGAAGTGGATGACCGGGTGGCCATCAGCTGGGATGCCAAAGACGGCGTCCAGGTGACGAAATGA
- the rplU gene encoding 50S ribosomal protein L21: MYAIIRTGGKQYRVSEGDVLNVEKLNVEEGQEVVFDEVLTVVNDGDVKVGAPTVAGAKVTAKVAKQGKADKIFVFKYRAKSNYRKRQGHRQPFTQVEITSIEA, from the coding sequence ATGTACGCTATTATCCGTACAGGTGGCAAACAGTACCGCGTCAGCGAAGGCGATGTACTGAACGTTGAAAAACTGAACGTTGAAGAAGGCCAGGAAGTCGTTTTTGACGAAGTTCTGACTGTTGTCAACGATGGCGATGTGAAAGTAGGGGCTCCTACCGTAGCCGGCGCCAAGGTAACCGCCAAGGTTGCCAAACAGGGCAAAGCCGATAAGATCTTTGTTTTCAAATACAGAGCAAAATCCAACTATCGGAAACGCCAGGGTCATCGTCAGCCGTTCACCCAGGTTGAAATCACTTCTATCGAAGCCTAA
- a CDS encoding ribosomal-processing cysteine protease Prp → MIAVDIYYNRHGRIRRYRVSGHAEYNPEGFDEVCYAVSLNTQVAANGLNEVLHRKVDYSIDQEDGSLAVRLVDEPDAKTDAVLKTMVCGLRHLQKTYSQDYLMIKEHRR, encoded by the coding sequence ATGATTGCCGTAGATATCTACTACAACAGACATGGCAGAATCAGACGGTACAGAGTGTCGGGGCATGCAGAGTACAATCCGGAAGGGTTCGACGAAGTGTGCTACGCTGTATCGCTGAATACCCAGGTGGCCGCCAATGGCCTCAATGAAGTCCTTCACCGGAAGGTGGACTACTCCATTGACCAGGAAGACGGCAGCCTGGCAGTAAGACTGGTGGATGAGCCTGATGCAAAGACGGATGCAGTGCTGAAGACTATGGTCTGCGGCCTGCGCCATCTGCAGAAGACCTATTCCCAGGATTATCTCATGATCAAGGAACACAGGAGGTGA
- the rpmA gene encoding 50S ribosomal protein L27 yields MFELILQLHAHKKGSGSTHNGRDSNAQRMGTKAHDGQLVTAGSIIVRQRGTRFHMGQNVGMGKDYTIYAKVAGKVAFERWGKDRRTISVYPVEAEA; encoded by the coding sequence GTGTTCGAATTAATCCTTCAATTACACGCTCATAAGAAAGGGTCCGGTTCTACCCACAACGGCCGTGATTCCAACGCACAGCGCATGGGGACCAAAGCCCATGACGGTCAGCTGGTAACCGCAGGTTCCATCATCGTCCGTCAGCGCGGCACCCGTTTCCATATGGGCCAGAACGTTGGCATGGGCAAGGACTACACCATCTATGCGAAAGTGGCCGGCAAGGTTGCTTTTGAAAGATGGGGCAAGGACCGCCGTACCATCAGCGTTTATCCGGTGGAAGCCGAAGCTTAA